The Kocuria turfanensis genome contains the following window.
CGGGCGAGCCGGGACCGGTGCCGGACCCGCCCGCGCGGACCGATCAGGGGGTGGGCATCCCGCCGGTCGCGGCGAGGGTTTCGCCGCTGACGTAGCTGGACTCCTGGGAGGCCAGGAACACGTAGGCCGGCGCCATCTCCGCGGGCTGGCCCGGCCTGCCCAGCGGGGACTCGGAGGCGCCGAACTCGGGCAGCTTCTCCGGGGGCTGTCCGCCCACGACCTGCAGCGGCGTCCACACCGGGCCCGGCGCCACGACGTTGACCCGGATGCCCTTGGGCGCCAGCTGGGCGGCCAGGGACTTGCTGAAGCCGTTGATCGCGTATTTCGTGGAGGCGTAGTCCAGCAGGATCGGGGCCGGCTGGTAGCCCTGGATCGAGGAGGTGTTGATGATCGCCGCGCCGGGGGGCATGTGCGGCACAGCGGCCTTGCACAGCCAGAACATGGCGTAGACGTTGGTCTTGTAGGTCTCGTCGAACTGCTCGTCGGTCAGCTCCAGGATGTCCGGGCAGTACTGCTGCTTGCCGGCGATGTTGGCCAGGACGTCGATCCCGCCCAGCTCGGCCACGGCGGTGGCGATCAGCTGCTCGCAGTAGGCCTTGTCGGTGACGTCCCCGGGCACGGCCACGGCACGCCGCCCGGCGGCCTCGACGAGCTCCACGACCTCACGGGCGTCCGGCTCCTCCTCCGGGAGGTAGGACAGGACGACGTCGGCGCCCTCCCGGGCGTAGGCGATCGCCGTGGCGCGGCCGATGCCGGAGTCGGCACCGGTCACCACCGCCCTGCGGCCCTCGAGCCGCCCGGAGCCGCGGTAGGAGGACTCACCGGAGTCGGGCTTCGGCCGCATCTGCTGCTGCAGGCCCGGCCCCTCCTGCTGCTGCTCGAAGCTGTCGTCGGGACCGGGGTACTGCTTCGTGGGATCCTGCATCGTGTACTGATCGGACATGGGATTCCTTCCGCGGAACTGGATCGTAAGACTGCTTTCGATCTACGCTGGCACTCTCTTGTAGAGGTGTCAACATGGGGGGTCGGATGTCCAGCGCATGCCCAGGAACGCCGGTGGAGTCGCCGGCCGGCGGGGAGTCGGCGCCGTGACGGGCTCTCCCGGCGCGACTCCGCCGGTGGGCGGGCCGTCCGGCGTCCCGCCCGCCCAGGACGCCCAGGAACTCGCCCGCCTGGCGGCCCTGCACGAGCTCGGCCTGCTGGACACCGCCCCCGAGGAGCGCTTCGAGCGGATCGTGTCCCTGGCCCGCCTGGTCTTCCAGGTGCCCGTGGCCGCCATCGCGCTCGTCGACGCGGACCGGCAGTGGGTCAAGGCCGCCTCCGGGCTGGATGCCGGGGTCTCGGTGCCCCTCCGGTACTCGCCGTGCCACTACACGGTCCAGCAGCCGGGTGCCCTGGTCCTGGAGGACACCGCACGCGGGACCCGGGCGGTGGACACCACGGTGGTGCGCCAGGGGATGCGCTTCTACGCGGGGCAGCCGCTGCGGGCGCGCACGGGGGAGCGGGTCGGGTCGCTGTGCATCATGGACGCCGTGCCGCGGGCGTTCAGCGCGGACGAGCAGGAGGTCCTCGCCCAGTTCGGGCAGCTCGTGGAGCGGGAGCTGGCCGCCACCGGCGAGCTCGCGGCCGCCGGGGCCGCGCAGCGGGTGCTGCTCCCCGCGGGATCCGTGGGGGTGCCCGGGTACGAGCTGGCCGGCCGGTGCACACCGGCCCGGCGCGCCGGCGGGAGCTATTTCGACTGGGCCGCCGAGGACGGGCGGGTCCAGCTCGAGGCCGCCGACGTCCTCGGCGCCGAGACCGCGTCCGCGGCGGTCACCTCCGGTCTGCGCGCGCTGCTGCGGGCCACGGGTCCGGGGCGCCCCCGGCGCCGGCCGGTCGAGCGGACGGTCGAGCGGTCGTCGGTAGGGGCGCCGGCCGCGGCCGACGGCGCCGGGGCCTTCGTCACGGCCTTCGCGGCGACGCTGGAGGCGGCCGGCGGCACCCTGGTCTACGTCCTGGCGGGGTACGGCGCGGCCCTGGTCCTCGGCGCCGACGGCGGCGTGCGACGGCTGGCCGGCTCGGGGCCGGCCCTGGGGCTGTCGCCGGCCTACGGCTCCGGGTGGGACGTGCGCACGGCCGCGCTGGACCCGGGGGAGACCCTGCTGGTGCTCACCGACGGGTTCCTCGGCCTGAGCCCGGACGCGCAGCCGGCCGGGGGCCTGGACGCGGTCGCCCGGCGCTATCCGGGCGGCATCGGGGCCGACGAGGCGGTGGACCTGGCCACGGCGTGGGCCGTGACCGAGGGGCACCCCATCGACCTCACCGTCCTCGCCCTCCACCGTCTGCCCGCGCCGTCCCCGTCATCGGGGCCGGGGAGCGGCTGACGGGCCCCGCCCCGTCCCGGGACGGGGGCCGGTGCGGACGTCCTCAGCCGACGAGCGCGGGACCGCTGCTGGCGCCGATCCGGGAGGCACCCGCCTCGATCAGCGCGAGGGCGTCCTCGCGGGTGCGGATCCCTCCGGAGGCCTTGACCCCGATGTCCGGGCCCACGGTCTCGCGCATGAGCCGGACGTCCTCCACGGTGGCGCCGGCGGTCGAGAAGCCGGTGGAAGTCTTCACGTAGTCGGCGCCGGCGGCCACGGCGGCCCGGCAGGCGAGCACCTTCTGCTCGTCGTCCAGCAGGCACGTCTCGATGATGACCTTCAGCGCGGCCCCGCCCGCGTGCGCGGCCTCGGCGACCGCCGCGATGTCCCGCTCGAGGATCTCGGCCTCGCCGGCCCGCGCGGCGGCGATGTCGATGACCATGTCGATCTCCTGGGCGCCGGCGGCCACGGCCGTGGCGGTCTCGAAGGCCTTGACCTCCTTGGCGGACGCGCCCAGGGGGAAGCCGACGACGACGCACGTCAGCACGTCGCTGCCCGCGAGCTGCTCCCGCACGAAGCCGGCCCACAGCGGGTTGGTGCACACCGAGGCGAAGCCGTACTGCTTGGCCTCCGCGCACAGGGCGGCGATCTGCTCCCGCGACGCCTCGGGCTTGAGCAGCGTGGAGTCGATGTAGGAGGCGAGCTGGGGGGTGGTCACGGGCGGCCTTTCGACGGTCGAGCGGGTCGCGCCCAGCCTACCGGCCGCACCCGCCGTGTCCTGCTGCCCGGCATCTCCGGCCGGGGACGGTCAGCGCTGACCGGGCTCCTCGGACGCATCGGCCGGGCGGGCGAGGGCGTCCGTGAGCTGCTTGAGCATCGCGCCCATCCGGAACCGCTCGGGCACCAGCGGGGAGAGCCCCAGCTCCTCGAGGGGGGCGGCGGTGACGGGGCCGACGGTCGCGGCGAGCATGCCCCGGCGGAACGCTGCCAGCAGCTCCTCGTGCAGCCCGAGCTCCTCTGCGGTGCTGAACAGCGCGTCCACGGCCGGGGCGGCGGTGAACGTGACCGCGTCGACCCGCCCGGCGGCGGCCTCGCGCACCAGCACCGGCACCTGCCCGGCGTCGTCGGCGGAGGCCCAGCGGTAGGGGGTCACGGTCAGCACCCGGGCGCCGGCGTCGGTGAGCCGACGCCGCTGGGCGGCGTCGGCGATCCCGTGCAGCTGCAGGCCGATCGTGCGCCCGGAGAGGTCGCCGTCGTGCTCGGCCAGCACCAGGTCCACGAGTCCCTGGGTGGTCTCGTCGGCGGACATCCCCGCGTCCTCGAGACCCAGCCCGCGCACCGCGCCGCGGCCCTTCGGCCCGCGCACGTAGACGGCGGCCTCGTGCAGGCACAGCAGCAGCTCGGCGTCGAAGCCCTGGGCCTCGGCGGCGTCGTGCCACCGGCGCAGCCCGTAGCCGGTGGTGAGCAGGACCAGGTCCGGGCGGGCCTCGAACAGCGCCCGCGAGGCCGCCGCGAGCCCGGCGTCCTCGCCGACCGGCTCGACCTTCAGCGCCGGGGCGTGGATCACCCGGGCGCCGCGCCGTTCGAGCGCGGCGATCTGGTCCTCGGAGCGGCGGTGCGCGGTGACACCCACCACCCGCCCCGCCAGCGGCAGCTCCTCAGCAGCCATGGGCGGTCACCTCGGCGAGGAACGCGTCCCGTTCCGCGGTCGCGAGCCGCACCACGGGTCCGATGACGACGACGGCGGGGGAACCGCAGCCGGCCGCCGCGGTGTCCTTGACCGCACGGGCGAGGGTCGTGATCGTGGAGCGCTGCCGGTCGGTGAAGCCGCGCTCCACCACGGCCAGCGGCGTGGCGGGGTCCGCGCCGGAGCGGACGAGGCCGGCCACGAGGTGGGGGAGCGTGGCCACGCCCATGAGTACCACCAGCGTCCCGCCGGAGGCGCCGAGGCCGGCGAAGTGGGCGAGCTCGGCCTCGGAGAACGGGACGTGGCCGGAGGCGACGGTGAACATCCGGGAGACCTCGCGGAAGGTCACGGGGATCCCGGCGGCCCCGGGCACGGAGACCGCGCTGGTGATCCCGGGGACCACGTCCACCGGGATGCCGTGGGCCGCGCACGCGGCGAGCTCCTCGCCGCCGCGGCCGAACACGTAGGGGTCGCCGCCCTTGAGCCGCACCACGGACCGGCCGGCCAGGGCGTGCTCGACCATGAGCTCCTGGATCCGGGACTGCGGGACCGGGTGGTGGCCCGGGGTCTTGCCCACCGGGACGATCTCGGCGCCCGGGGCCGCGGCCGCCACGGCGCCCGCGGGGGCGAGGCGGTCCACGAAGACGACGTCGGCGTCCTGGAGGGCGGTCACGGCGCGCACCGTGAGCAGGTCGTCGGCACCGGGGCCCCCGCCGACCAGGGTCACCCGTCCGCCGGTCCGGGCCGAGGGCTCCTGGACGACCGGCACGCGGGCTCCGGCCTCGCGCAGCGCGTCCCGCCAGCGCTGGGCGGCGGGGCCGACGACCACGGCGAGAGCGGCCCCGGCGACGTCGGAGGCGGACAGCCGGGCGGGGTCGGCCACGGCGCGGACGTCGGCGCCGGCCGAGGCGTACCGGTGGTGGGCGCGGCGGGCCTCGTGCGGATCACCGAGGACGAGCACCGGGACGTCGGTGAGGTCTGCGGTCAGGAGCATGGGGTCCTCCAGGGGGAGAGCGGGGGTCGGGGCACCACGCATGCCATGGTGGGCCCCCTACCAGAGTGGGACATCCGTGTTACGGCGCCGTTGCACCGTGACGTCCCGTGACGGAACCTGCCCGTCCCGCCCCTCGATCATAGGCTGGGAGCATGACGACCTCCGACGCCCCCGTCCTGCTGGCCTGCGCCCACGGCACCCGGTTCCCGGCCGGGCGCACGGCCGTGAACCGTCTCGTGGACGCCGTCGCCGCGCAGCTGCCCGGCACCGAGGTGGTGCCCACGTGGGTGGACGTGCAGGCCCCGGACCTGGCCGCCCGCACCGAGGAGTACGCCGGGCGCCCGGCCGTGGTGGTGCCGCTGCTGCTCTCCGCCGGCTACCACGTCTACGTGGACGTGGCCGAGGCGGTGGCCGCCGACGAGCTCCACCGGGTCTCCGCCGCCCTCGGCCCGGACCGGGCGCTGGCCCGGCTGCTGGCCCGGCGGGTGCACGAGGCGTGCGGGGCCGCCGGCGCCCCGCTGGGGGAGCGCGACGCCGTGGTGCTGGCCACGGCCGGTTCCTCGGACCGCCGCGCGGTGGTCGACTGCGCCGCGGTGGCGGATCTGCTGGGGGAGGAGCTGGGCCGGCCCGTGACCGTGTCCTACCTGGCCGCCGCGCGTCCCCGGGTGACAGAAGCGGTGGTCTCCGCCCGGGCCGGCCTGGCGGAGGGGGGCCGCGTCGTCGTCGCCAACTACCTGCTGGCCCCCGGCTACTTCCTGGACCTCTCGCGCGCCGCCGGCGCCGACGTGGACACCGAGCCGCTGGCCGTGCCGGAGGGGGAGGTCCCGCCCGAGCTCGTCGACGTGGTGGTCTCCCGCTACCGCTCGGTGGCGTGACCTGCTTCCTGCAGGCGAGGCCTGCAGGAAGCAGGTCCACGGCCGGCTCGCTCCGTCAGCGGTTCAACTGGAAGATGTACCAGTCCTGCTCTGACCACTGCCGAACGGGGAAAGGCTCGGCCGCGAGGTCGTAGTGTGGGCTGCCGATGACTGCTTCCTGCAGGACAGCAAGCTGAGCATCCTCGGTGGGGTTTCCTGTGCTGCCCGAGCGCCACACGATCATTTCGAAGGCGCGGTTCTCCACGGCATTCCGGATGGCTCCGGGCCCGCTGTCGAACAGGCCGTAGTGCTCCACCCACTGGATGTCCGGAAACTCGTCCCGGGTGTAGAAGCTCAGCGGTAGCGATTGTGTGGACAGGTACCGGCCGGGAGGCGAGTCCTCGGCCATGAGCGACACCACACGTTCCACATTGGGCCACTCGTAGTGCATGGTGTGGGAGCGGGCCAGCCCGGAGACCAACAAGATCCACATGATGGCCGCCAGCAGAATTCCTCGCAGCGACGGTCTCGCCAGTTCGGCCAACGCCCGGCCCGCCAGCGGGGCAAGGAAGAGCGCCGAATATGCCATGTGCTTCTCGAAGGACACGGCTTCGCCGAGATGCAGTTGACCCACCAGCAGACCGGAAGCGCCGGCGAAAAGCGCAAGGACGAAGAGCGACGATCTCAGTGACCGCGCCACCAGCAGACCCCCCAGCACGGCCAGGGCGGCTGACAGGCCGATGTCCTGGGCCACATAGCCGAGCAGCTGTGACAGTGGAGCCGGGCTGAGTGCCTCGCGTCCGGTCGTGGTGAAGAGGATGCCTTCGCGGACTTCCTCACCCCACAGGGCGTACAGGCCGGCGAGAACAGCCGCAGCCACCAGAGCGGTGGTCACGGTGCGGAGCAGACGATTCGCGGCCTTCTGCTGCGGATCCCCGAAAAGCACTGCGGCCAGCACCACCGGGAGGAACGCTGCTCCGGTGTACTTGACGATCGCCGCTGCGGCGACGGCCACCCCAGCCAGTGCGGCCGAACTCCGCGAACTTCGAGTCACTCCGAGCCATATACCCACTGACAGGAGACAGAGGCAGAGGGCGTCGAAGGTAGCCAGGGCAGAGGTGTACACGACCGGACCCGTCACCGCGAAAGTGAAACCGGCCAGATTGCCGGCCGCCTGGCCGTACAGGTACTTGGAGGTGTCCCGAACGCACAACATCGTCACCACGACGCAGCCCAGGCTGAACGCACGGACCAGGGGGAGGCCCCCGACATATTGCAGGAGCCCCGCCAGGACCGGATAGGCCACCGGAACTCCCGAGAAGAAGGATCCGTAGTCGATCACGGGAGCCCCGGTCAGCCAGTGCGCAAGGATTTCTTGGCCTGCGAGAACATAGAGCGCTTCGTCCTGGAACGCCGTGTTGCCCAGTCGGAGGGACAGCAGCCCCTGGACAGTGACCAGGAGAAGAAGAGGGAAGTGTTGGATCCACCGATCTGCTCGTGGGCGGAGGCGTGTGGGGAGTACGGATGCCAGAGCCAGCCGCCAGACGGGCGCGTCCACTGTCCCGGCGATCGTGGAGGTGCTCACGCCGCATTCTCCTTGACCAGCCGGCTCTCGAGCCCGACGTGGCTGTCAGACCTCGACTGTCCATCGGGAACCAGAAGGAGAGAGGCCGGCCAGGGCTTGACTCCAAGAGCCACGAGGACCACGGGAACGAAAACGTAGACGTTCGCCAGGAGGAACAGCCCGGCCGCCCACCATCCTGCCAGCGTGAACTCCGGCTGGCCGAGCCGCCAGACGAAGGCGGCGATGACCAGTACCTGTGTCGTGCCGAGGTAGGCAACAATCAGCCGGCGCACTCGCCCGGCCAGAGGCGCGGCCTTCGTCCTGCCATGTGAGGGGACCCACTCGGACACCGTGCCGGAGAAGACGTCGATGATGGCGACGATGTGGGCGAAACTGTAGATCGCCTGTACCCGGAGGACGTCGAGGCGCCACGACGAGTTCATCAGTCTCGGGTAGACCACGAGCCAGAGCACGGCTGTGCCCAACAGCGGCAACATGTTCCAGGGGTGCATGTGCTGGGGGAAGAAAAGCGCCATGATCAGCACTGGCAGCGGAGCGAGCAAAGCGTTCATGGCCGTGGTCACGTAGTAGATGAAGCCGCTCCAGAAGCTCAGACGCTGGTGCAGGGTCAACGTCTCCTGGCGGTGGAAACCGGAGTCCTTGACAAGTTCCATGGATCCCTCGCACCAGCGGTACTGCTGCGCAATGAACCCATCGATGTCGTCGGGGCAGATGCCCTGGGTCACGTTGACCGGCACGAATCGAACGCGGTAGTCCGCGCCGTCCATGTGGATGCCGGTGAAGATGTCCTCGGAGTGGGCGATCCTCGGGAAACCTCCGATGCACTCGAGGGCCGCCCTCCGATAGAGGGCCGACGTGCCGCAGCAGACCGCCGCATCCACCGCGTCCCGGCTCACTTGGATGAATCGGTAGAAGATCTCCTGCGTGGCCCCCGCTCCGCGCTCGAGCCAATTCTTCGACAAGGGGGTTGCGAAGTACTGCGGGCTCTGGACTATGCCGATCTGCGGATCGTCCATGTAGGGCGCCAACTCCGTCAAGGCGTCCGGGCGCGGTACGAAATCTGCGTCGAGAATGAAGATCAGATCGCCGTCCGAGCGGTCGAACGCGTAACGCAGATTGCCGGCCTTCTTGAACTCCGACCCAGGCCGCGCGATGTACTTGAAGCCATGCGCCGAGGCGGCGGCACGGACTTCCGATCGGTCCATGTCGTCCAGCACGTAGACGTCGACCCGCCCGGGATATTCGAGTCGGGCGACGTAGCGGTACGTATTGTTGAGGATTTCCAAGGGCTCACCGGCGGTGGGCAGGAAGACGTCGACAGAAGGAACGCGGTCCGGCCGCCAGCTCATGCATCGACGACGATGCTCCGCTTCGGTCGTTCGGCGTCGGAACGTCGAAGTGCGCAGTCCGACGAGTGTTTCCACCGCGAGAAGAGCCAGCGGGACGAGGAAGATCAATGTCCAGTACGTCATCGTCGCAAAACCCGCGAGACTCACGGCCAGGCCCGCGAATGCGCCTGCATGGGCGACGAAGAACCAACGATGCTGTGGGCCCCTGAGGTAGTTGTACTTCTCTTGATCATCGGGTGGCGACACAATGATGTCGACGGACGAAGTGCTCGTCATATCAGTCCTAACGCGTCCAACGGTGACAGCGGATTAGGAGGGTGACGGAGTCCGATGAGCGTGCGTGCACTGATCATGGCCGGTCGACGCGAAGGTTCCCCCCGGAACCTTCGGCGTGGTGTCATCGATGTCGTGGACGATCGGATGACGTGCCTCTGAGAGCGCGAATGCACTGTCAGATGAAATCCCCCCGAGGTGCAAGGGTGGCAGGCGAGGGCAGTGCTCGGCCACGGTGAAGATTGTCACAACCTCGGCTTTTTATGATTACTCACATATTTGTACCGGCGGCGAGCATGCTGACCGCGGCCCGGAGCGAGCCGGGTGCCGCAATGATGATGCGTCATCAGCCCAGGTCGTGTGGGGGTAGTGCGAAATTTGTCCCCCGAATGGTGGTATGGACGGCGCTCGGTGCTTCGTGCGTGACCAAGTGTGTCAACGGAGCGGTTGCGCTAGGGGGGCCACTTCTGCTGGGCCCCGCAACGTGGTCCTGTACCACCCCACATCACCAGCACCTCTCGAGCCGACCTCTTCGAGGTGCTGTCGAGCCGCCTCTTCCCTCAGGGACGCAACGATGCGACTGCCTCTCGGTAGGCAGCGAGTGCTTCCTGGGACGAGTCGACCTGCCAGTTGTGTTCCTTGTCGGTGTGGAACCAGATGGCACTCTCCACGTCCGGCTGGTTCACCAGATAGTCGAAGAGTTGGCGGATCCACTCCGCTTTCGACTGCCACGGTTCGAGGCCTTCGGAGCTGGCCGTCTCCGTCACCACGATCGGGTGCGCACCCCGGAGGTCGCGTAGCTCCTTGAGGCCCGCACCGAAGAGTTCTTCGGGCGCGGTCCACCCCGAGTTCGTGGACGCCCAGTTGTAGCCGTCGATTCCCAGGAGGTCCACGGCTCCGGGGCCCGGGAAAAAATCCTCGAAGGATGCATGGTCTGATGTGTCGTCGGGGGCCCATGGGATGTTGGGTGCCCAGCACCAGCGCACGCTGGACGCTCCCGCAGCAGCGAAAATGCTGCGCACGTGGTGCCACGCCCGGACATACTGGCGCGGCGTGTTGCCCTGGACGCCGAATCCCCAGGGGTACCAGTTCCCGTTCATCTCGTGGGCAAAACGCAGGACGACATCGCGGTTCCAGGAGGCCAGTGCTTCACCCCATGTCCGGATGTGGTTGTCGTGGTCCCCGGCAAGAATGCGCGCCAGGCTGAACTGTGATTGGTCGGTGGCCGCCACAGGAGATCCTGGGTGTGGAGCATGCCAAGGCTCCCAGGTCAGAACGGGGACAGCACCCGCTGCCAAGGTTGCATCCAGTTCGAGGAGCGGTGGCGCAGCGATGGTCCAGTCGCAGAAGAGCAGGATCCATTGCGGTGAGGACCCGATCAGGTCCTCGTATGCGCGGAGCGCTGCTTCGTCTGCGGGACCTTCCGTCAGGTAGACGCCATGCTCGAGGGGACGGGTCCGGGGCTGGACGGGCAGCGTGGTGCTCGGAGACTTGGGCTCGGCGCAGGCGGTGAGTACGGACAGCGCCGCGGCCCATGTCAGGACGGAGCGACGCGATACGTGCAACGAACGGCGGGTGGGCAGTGCGCCGGTCGACATGGTCTGCCGTGGCGGCTGATCTCGCATCATGTTCGAGCCACCTTAGCAACACCGTGCGGCTGACCGGTCGGGACCGAGGGTGAGCTGATCGCCGATGCGGGGCGGGGGTCGCTCTTGAGCGGTGTGGTCCATGAGGTCCCGCCCGGGCTCGTCGACGTGGTGGTCTCCCGCTACCGCTCGGTGGTGGACCCGCCTCCTGCGGGCGAGGCCTGCAGGAGGCAGGTCCACGGTCGGCTCGCTCCGTCAGCGGTCCAGCTGGAAGATGTACCAGTCCTCGTCGAGCCAGCCCTCCACCGGGAAGGGGTCGGCGATGAGTTCGTAGTGGGGGCTGTCTAGCGCAGCCTCCCGCATCGCTTCCATCTGCGCGCCGATCCGGGAATTGCCGGAGCTGTCCGCCGACACGATGATCATCTCGTAGGTGCGCTCGTTCACGGCTTTCTCCACGGCCTCGAGATCTGCCGCCGCCAGGTCGTAGTGGCCCGACCACTGGACCTGAGGGTGATCCGGTTTGGTGTAGTAGCCCAGCGTCAACGACTGCGTGGAGAAGTACTGGCCGGGACGCAGATCCTGGGCCTCGACTTCTGCCAGCACGCGCTCCATGTTCGGCCACTCGTACATGGCGTGGGAGCGGGTCACGCCGGAGACCATCAGCGCGCCCATGAGCATCACCAGGAGGATCACCTGCTCCGTGGGCTTCGCAAGGGCCGCCAGCGCCCGGCCTGCCAAGGGCGCCAGGAACAGGGCCGAGTACGCCATGTGCTTCTCGAAGGACACGGCTTCTCCCAGATACATCTGGCTCAGCACCAGCCCGGAACCACCGGCGAAAAGACCCAGGAGGAAGAGGGTCGACCGGAGGGACTGGGTCACGAAGACGCCACCGAGCAGCGCCAGCACGACCAGCAGGCCGATGTCCTTCACCACGTAGTCGAGCAGCAACGAGAGCGGGGCAGCATCGAGCGCCTCACGGCCGGTCGTGGTGAAGAAGATGCCCTCGTGCACTCTCTCGCCCCACAGGACGTACAGGACGATGAGCGTGGTCACTGTCACCAGGGCTGCGATCCCCATCCGCAGGAGTGCCTTCGTCCCGGTCTGCCGGCGCGCGGCCAGCAGCGCCACGCCCAGCACGACCGGGATGAACGCCGCGCCGGTGTACTTCACCACCGCTGCCCCGGCGAGCGCGAGCCCGGCCAGCAGGGACGAGGTGACCGACGTCCGGGTCAGTCCGAGCCAGAGGGCGACAGCCAGGAGCATCAGGCAGAGTGCGTCGAAGGTCGCCAGGGTGCTGACCAGCACCACGGGACCCGTGACCGCGAAGGCGAAGCCCGCCAGGTCGCCGGTTGTCCGGTCGAACAGCTGCGCAGTGATTGCCCGGACACAGAGCATCGTGACGACGATGCAGGCCAGGCTGAACGCCCGCACCAGCTCCAGTCCGCCGACCTCGTCCAGCAGTCCAGCCAGGACCGGATAGGCTGCCGGCGCGCCCGAGAAGTAGGACCCCAGTTCCACCACGTAGGCACCGGTCCTCCAGTGCTCGAGCAGGTCCCGGCCGGCCTGCACGTAAAGTGCCTCGTCCTCGAACGCCGTGTTGCTGAGGCGCAAGGACAGCAGCACCTGGAGCAGGACCAGGAAGGGCAGCGCCAGCCGCTCGGTCCATCGGCTCGCCGTTGTCCGCACGTGGTCGGGAAACAGCGGGGCGTTCGAGCGCCCCGGTGTGGGCGGTTCAGCTGGCCGTGCGATCTGTGACGTGCTCACGATGTGGTCTCCTCCAACAGGTCTTCTGGCCGGCCGTAGGTCACCGGTTGCTTCTTCGGGTGGCAGAGGGGACGCCCCTCTGTCCGTCGGGTGGCGGGAAGAGACGGCCCTGCAGGGTCGTTTTGTACGTCATCTCGGTCCTCAGGGCTCCCACGGTCGTGTGCGGTTTGCGGTTCACGGAGTGACGGGCTCCTGCGGGAAAAGGGACAGTGCTTCCGACCGCGGGGGGCGACAGCTCCCACGGGCCACGCGAAGTGCCAAGTCTTGAGTCGC
Protein-coding sequences here:
- a CDS encoding SDR family oxidoreductase, producing the protein MSDQYTMQDPTKQYPGPDDSFEQQQEGPGLQQQMRPKPDSGESSYRGSGRLEGRRAVVTGADSGIGRATAIAYAREGADVVLSYLPEEEPDAREVVELVEAAGRRAVAVPGDVTDKAYCEQLIATAVAELGGIDVLANIAGKQQYCPDILELTDEQFDETYKTNVYAMFWLCKAAVPHMPPGAAIINTSSIQGYQPAPILLDYASTKYAINGFSKSLAAQLAPKGIRVNVVAPGPVWTPLQVVGGQPPEKLPEFGASESPLGRPGQPAEMAPAYVFLASQESSYVSGETLAATGGMPTP
- a CDS encoding PP2C family protein-serine/threonine phosphatase — encoded protein: MTGSPGATPPVGGPSGVPPAQDAQELARLAALHELGLLDTAPEERFERIVSLARLVFQVPVAAIALVDADRQWVKAASGLDAGVSVPLRYSPCHYTVQQPGALVLEDTARGTRAVDTTVVRQGMRFYAGQPLRARTGERVGSLCIMDAVPRAFSADEQEVLAQFGQLVERELAATGELAAAGAAQRVLLPAGSVGVPGYELAGRCTPARRAGGSYFDWAAEDGRVQLEAADVLGAETASAAVTSGLRALLRATGPGRPRRRPVERTVERSSVGAPAAADGAGAFVTAFAATLEAAGGTLVYVLAGYGAALVLGADGGVRRLAGSGPALGLSPAYGSGWDVRTAALDPGETLLVLTDGFLGLSPDAQPAGGLDAVARRYPGGIGADEAVDLATAWAVTEGHPIDLTVLALHRLPAPSPSSGPGSG
- the deoC gene encoding deoxyribose-phosphate aldolase, whose translation is MTTPQLASYIDSTLLKPEASREQIAALCAEAKQYGFASVCTNPLWAGFVREQLAGSDVLTCVVVGFPLGASAKEVKAFETATAVAAGAQEIDMVIDIAAARAGEAEILERDIAAVAEAAHAGGAALKVIIETCLLDDEQKVLACRAAVAAGADYVKTSTGFSTAGATVEDVRLMRETVGPDIGVKASGGIRTREDALALIEAGASRIGASSGPALVG
- a CDS encoding uroporphyrinogen-III synthase; protein product: MAAEELPLAGRVVGVTAHRRSEDQIAALERRGARVIHAPALKVEPVGEDAGLAAASRALFEARPDLVLLTTGYGLRRWHDAAEAQGFDAELLLCLHEAAVYVRGPKGRGAVRGLGLEDAGMSADETTQGLVDLVLAEHDGDLSGRTIGLQLHGIADAAQRRRLTDAGARVLTVTPYRWASADDAGQVPVLVREAAAGRVDAVTFTAAPAVDALFSTAEELGLHEELLAAFRRGMLAATVGPVTAAPLEELGLSPLVPERFRMGAMLKQLTDALARPADASEEPGQR
- the cobA gene encoding uroporphyrinogen-III C-methyltransferase, with protein sequence MLLTADLTDVPVLVLGDPHEARRAHHRYASAGADVRAVADPARLSASDVAGAALAVVVGPAAQRWRDALREAGARVPVVQEPSARTGGRVTLVGGGPGADDLLTVRAVTALQDADVVFVDRLAPAGAVAAAAPGAEIVPVGKTPGHHPVPQSRIQELMVEHALAGRSVVRLKGGDPYVFGRGGEELAACAAHGIPVDVVPGITSAVSVPGAAGIPVTFREVSRMFTVASGHVPFSEAELAHFAGLGASGGTLVVLMGVATLPHLVAGLVRSGADPATPLAVVERGFTDRQRSTITTLARAVKDTAAAGCGSPAVVVIGPVVRLATAERDAFLAEVTAHGC
- a CDS encoding sirohydrochlorin chelatase, yielding MTTSDAPVLLACAHGTRFPAGRTAVNRLVDAVAAQLPGTEVVPTWVDVQAPDLAARTEEYAGRPAVVVPLLLSAGYHVYVDVAEAVAADELHRVSAALGPDRALARLLARRVHEACGAAGAPLGERDAVVLATAGSSDRRAVVDCAAVADLLGEELGRPVTVSYLAAARPRVTEAVVSARAGLAEGGRVVVANYLLAPGYFLDLSRAAGADVDTEPLAVPEGEVPPELVDVVVSRYRSVA
- a CDS encoding glycosyltransferase family 39 protein, producing MSTSTIAGTVDAPVWRLALASVLPTRLRPRADRWIQHFPLLLLVTVQGLLSLRLGNTAFQDEALYVLAGQEILAHWLTGAPVIDYGSFFSGVPVAYPVLAGLLQYVGGLPLVRAFSLGCVVVTMLCVRDTSKYLYGQAAGNLAGFTFAVTGPVVYTSALATFDALCLCLLSVGIWLGVTRSSRSSAALAGVAVAAAAIVKYTGAAFLPVVLAAVLFGDPQQKAANRLLRTVTTALVAAAVLAGLYALWGEEVREGILFTTTGREALSPAPLSQLLGYVAQDIGLSAALAVLGGLLVARSLRSSLFVLALFAGASGLLVGQLHLGEAVSFEKHMAYSALFLAPLAGRALAELARPSLRGILLAAIMWILLVSGLARSHTMHYEWPNVERVVSLMAEDSPPGRYLSTQSLPLSFYTRDEFPDIQWVEHYGLFDSGPGAIRNAVENRAFEMIVWRSGSTGNPTEDAQLAVLQEAVIGSPHYDLAAEPFPVRQWSEQDWYIFQLNR
- a CDS encoding glycosyltransferase family 2 protein, which produces MTSTSSVDIIVSPPDDQEKYNYLRGPQHRWFFVAHAGAFAGLAVSLAGFATMTYWTLIFLVPLALLAVETLVGLRTSTFRRRTTEAEHRRRCMSWRPDRVPSVDVFLPTAGEPLEILNNTYRYVARLEYPGRVDVYVLDDMDRSEVRAAASAHGFKYIARPGSEFKKAGNLRYAFDRSDGDLIFILDADFVPRPDALTELAPYMDDPQIGIVQSPQYFATPLSKNWLERGAGATQEIFYRFIQVSRDAVDAAVCCGTSALYRRAALECIGGFPRIAHSEDIFTGIHMDGADYRVRFVPVNVTQGICPDDIDGFIAQQYRWCEGSMELVKDSGFHRQETLTLHQRLSFWSGFIYYVTTAMNALLAPLPVLIMALFFPQHMHPWNMLPLLGTAVLWLVVYPRLMNSSWRLDVLRVQAIYSFAHIVAIIDVFSGTVSEWVPSHGRTKAAPLAGRVRRLIVAYLGTTQVLVIAAFVWRLGQPEFTLAGWWAAGLFLLANVYVFVPVVLVALGVKPWPASLLLVPDGQSRSDSHVGLESRLVKENAA